One Chionomys nivalis chromosome 4, mChiNiv1.1, whole genome shotgun sequence genomic region harbors:
- the Rpsa gene encoding 40S ribosomal protein SA gives MSGALDVLQMKEEDVLKFLAAGTHLGGTNLDFQMEQYIYKRKSDGIYIINLKRTWEKLLLAARAIVAIENPADVSVISSRNTGQRAVLKFAAATGATPIAGRFTPGTFTNQIQAAFREPRLLVVTDPRADHQPLTEASYVNLPTIALCNTDSPLRYVDIAIPCNNKGAHSVGLMWWMLAREVLRMRGTISREHPWEVMPDLYFYRDPEEIEKEEQAAAEKAVTKEEFQGEWTAPAPEFTAAQPEVADWSEGVQVPSVPIQQFPTEDWSAQPTTEDWSAAPTAQATEWVGATTEWS, from the exons ATGTCCGGAGCCCTTGATGTCCtgcagatgaaggaggaggatgtCCTCAAATTCCTCGCTGCAGGCACCCACTTAGGTGGCACCAACCTCGACTTTCAGATGGAGCAGTACATCTACAAAAGGAAAAGTGATG GCATCTACATCATCAACCTGAAGAGGACCTGGGAAAAGCTGCTGCTTGCAGCTCGGGCTATTGTTGCCATCGAGAACCCTGCTGATGTCAGCGTCATCTCCTCCAGGAACACTGGGCAG CGAGCCGTGCTGAAGTTTGCTGCCGCCACTGGAGCCACTCCAATTGCTGGCCGTTTCACCCCAGGGACCTTCACTAACCAGATCCAGGCAGCCTTCAGGGAGCCACGGCTTCTAGTGGTGACCGATCCCAGGGCTGACCACCAGCCCCTCACAGAGGCGTCTTACGTGAACCTGCCCACCATTGCCCTGTGTAACACAGACTCACCTCTGCGCTACGTGGACATCGCCATCCCATGCAACAACAAG GGAGCTCACTCAGTGGGCCTGATGTGGTGGATGCTGGCCCGGGAAGTACTCCGCATGCGTGGCACTATCTCCCGTGAGCACCCATGGGAGGTTATGCCTGATCTTTACTTCTACAGAGACCCAGAGGAG ATTGAGAAGGAAGAACAGGCTGCTGCTGAGAAGGCTGTGACCAAGGAGGAGTTTCAGGGTGAATGGACTGCACCAGCTCCTGAGTTCACTGCTGCTCAGCCAGAGGTGGCTGACTGGTCTGAGGGGGTGCAGGTGCCCTCGGTGCCCATCCAGCAGTTCCCTACTGAAGACTGGAGTGCCCAGCCAACCACTGAGGATTGGTCAGCAGCTCCCACAGCGCAGGCCACCGAGTGGGTTGGAGCCACCACTGAGTGGTCCTGA